Proteins co-encoded in one Metabacillus sp. KUDC1714 genomic window:
- a CDS encoding CotY/CotZ family spore coat protein: MRNNNCVCDAVENILDQQEAVNEKCSTSCYSNLLNPVKSLGDTIPFILFNEKGSLFKAFGNVGGDCFETTFFRVENIRNCCATLRLLLPLDCHGHLAHDVCDVKKLVKTKNCVEVDLTCFCAIQCLSPRLVN, translated from the coding sequence ATGCGAAATAATAATTGTGTATGTGATGCAGTTGAAAACATTTTAGACCAGCAAGAAGCCGTTAACGAAAAGTGCTCTACTAGCTGTTATAGCAACCTCCTTAACCCTGTTAAAAGTCTTGGAGATACAATTCCATTTATCTTATTCAATGAAAAAGGATCTCTATTTAAAGCCTTTGGCAACGTCGGTGGCGACTGCTTTGAAACTACTTTTTTTAGAGTTGAAAACATAAGAAATTGTTGTGCAACACTGCGACTCTTACTGCCTCTAGATTGTCACGGTCACCTTGCACATGATGTATGTGATGTTAAGAAACTAGTAAAAACAAAAAACTGTGTTGAAGTTGATCTAACATGTTTTTGCGCAATTCAATGCTTATCACCTAGACTTGTTAACTAA
- a CDS encoding CotO family spore coat protein has protein sequence MSNKQKQKYRMQPLMYIVQPDNQDINVNMQSFVVKKAKPKSKPRVDSVDTKAKTLVREAIPEENEILEIPEEISSTVQENPVQENPVEKEQSAKQYRKQRKPITQMSIEEKIEFFTNLPKNMPRTLCQIESTEEKYRGVIISEVNGIVTIRSLTHAKPIELPLENIKAINLLGF, from the coding sequence ATGAGCAATAAGCAAAAACAAAAATACCGTATGCAACCTCTTATGTATATTGTCCAGCCAGACAATCAAGACATTAATGTCAATATGCAATCCTTTGTTGTGAAGAAAGCAAAACCAAAGTCAAAGCCACGAGTTGATAGTGTAGATACTAAAGCGAAAACTTTGGTAAGGGAGGCAATTCCTGAAGAGAATGAAATTTTAGAAATTCCTGAAGAGATCTCGTCAACTGTTCAAGAAAATCCGGTTCAAGAAAATCCAGTCGAAAAAGAGCAATCAGCGAAACAATATCGAAAACAAAGAAAACCAATAACACAAATGAGTATTGAAGAGAAGATTGAATTTTTCACAAATTTACCTAAGAATATGCCACGGACACTCTGTCAAATAGAATCAACAGAGGAAAAATATCGCGGTGTCATTATTTCGGAGGTAAATGGGATTGTTACAATTCGTTCGCTAACACATGCCAAACCTATTGAATTACCTTTAGAAAACATTAAAGCAATAAATTTATTAGGGTTTTAA
- a CDS encoding CotY/CotZ family spore coat protein, with amino-acid sequence MCNKCDHKDHHKDHHKCDHKDHHKDHDKCHESCVEEILEAILKAQRKADGDDGCRTSCKESIKELLGESKKWTKNTIPFILYCGDCAPFKASGATTILTHHKKKKFVCITSFIFRIKDIKDSCAVLELLTFKSDKKCEKDSYKRCDETCSPCCQIDHKDVDDLVKTGICINVDLSCFCAVTCLPAVHL; translated from the coding sequence ATGTGTAATAAATGCGACCATAAAGATCACCATAAAGATCACCATAAATGCGACCACAAAGATCACCACAAAGATCACGATAAATGTCATGAAAGTTGTGTTGAAGAAATTTTGGAGGCAATACTGAAGGCACAAAGGAAAGCAGATGGAGATGATGGATGCAGAACTTCATGTAAAGAATCAATTAAAGAACTATTAGGAGAGTCAAAAAAATGGACGAAAAACACGATTCCTTTTATTCTTTACTGCGGTGATTGTGCACCATTCAAAGCATCTGGAGCAACAACAATTTTAACCCATCATAAAAAGAAAAAGTTTGTTTGTATCACTTCTTTCATCTTTAGAATTAAGGACATCAAAGATAGTTGTGCTGTTCTTGAACTATTAACATTTAAATCTGATAAGAAATGCGAAAAAGATTCATATAAGAGATGTGACGAAACATGTTCACCATGTTGTCAAATTGATCATAAAGATGTAGATGATTTAGTTAAAACTGGAATTTGTATAAATGTTGACCTTTCCTGCTTCTGTGCCGTAACATGCTTACCGGCAGTACATTTATAG
- a CDS encoding spore coat protein, with protein sequence MSTRWSALDDCKNENTTQDAVQVTETLQASEELIVIKDSCNIEVKTTETQVAVSLQAAIQVAIALVINLTIADSNQAEKVTQQLLQNSVIKQANKQKLIIENSRDVKVTTTDTDVAISLQVLIQILLALLVQIDIL encoded by the coding sequence ATGTCTACTAGATGGTCTGCTTTAGATGACTGCAAAAATGAAAATACAACACAAGATGCTGTTCAAGTAACTGAAACACTTCAAGCTTCAGAGGAGCTTATTGTTATTAAAGACTCTTGCAATATCGAAGTGAAAACAACTGAAACTCAAGTCGCTGTTTCCTTACAAGCAGCAATTCAAGTTGCAATCGCCTTAGTTATTAATTTAACAATCGCTGATAGTAATCAAGCTGAAAAGGTTACCCAACAACTATTGCAAAACTCTGTTATTAAACAAGCAAACAAACAAAAACTTATTATCGAAAACTCTCGCGACGTTAAAGTAACAACTACTGACACAGATGTTGCAATCTCTCTTCAGGTTCTTATCCAAATCTTACTTGCACTATTAGTTCAAATTGACATTTTATAA
- a CDS encoding CsxC family protein, translating into MNKDKNCVDVNQSASVSHCDNVAVPPATAPAGTTIIKVPVTLAEREISSSLVANIHFPDPVLEIKDIKKRVKIVQCRLLTPPAPTAEPTFSAGPFQLFLKGFVRKNIQYATPCPNSSGSCVSSEIKSLTVDVPFECVTTVTLDEPVQLPQVGTRTEFDFFREQKLGHGFPEKDHLLSSDLSQFHQESTQFYNELPFCELLSSSITEWDEAIDRKPLPGNAPFEEGTFQEIVEKMFLRFTIKILQKQQVRITAL; encoded by the coding sequence ATGAATAAAGATAAAAATTGTGTAGATGTTAATCAATCTGCTTCTGTAAGCCATTGTGATAATGTTGCTGTTCCACCGGCTACTGCACCAGCTGGAACAACAATAATAAAAGTTCCTGTTACCCTTGCGGAAAGAGAAATTAGTTCTAGTCTTGTTGCAAATATTCATTTTCCAGACCCTGTACTTGAAATCAAAGATATTAAAAAGAGGGTGAAAATTGTTCAGTGTCGTCTTTTGACACCACCAGCTCCAACTGCAGAGCCTACATTCTCTGCCGGGCCTTTTCAATTATTTTTAAAAGGATTTGTTCGTAAAAATATCCAATACGCGACACCTTGCCCGAATTCTTCAGGATCGTGTGTGTCTTCCGAAATCAAGTCTCTTACGGTTGATGTTCCGTTTGAATGTGTGACTACTGTTACATTAGATGAACCAGTTCAATTGCCGCAAGTAGGTACTCGAACAGAATTTGATTTCTTTAGAGAACAAAAGTTAGGGCACGGTTTCCCTGAAAAAGATCATCTTCTTTCGAGCGATCTTTCCCAGTTCCATCAGGAAAGCACTCAGTTCTATAATGAACTTCCATTCTGCGAGTTATTATCAAGCAGTATAACTGAATGGGATGAAGCAATAGATCGTAAACCACTTCCTGGCAATGCTCCGTTCGAAGAAGGAACATTCCAGGAAATAGTAGAAAAAATGTTCTTACGCTTTACAATTAAAATCTTGCAAAAACAGCAAGTAAGGATTACAGCTTTATAG
- a CDS encoding spore coat protein — protein sequence MEARPYEWVALDRNSCHPTESDEVAGINFFNNDATVQQNAAQVSETEQISSETIIIKDSCDINVHTTDTQVAVSLQVALQVAIALVINLTIADSNQAEQVTQQLLQQADMKQVNKQKLVIENSRDVNVTTTDTDVAISLQVLLQILIALVVNIDIF from the coding sequence ATGGAAGCAAGACCATATGAATGGGTAGCATTAGATCGTAATTCTTGTCATCCAACTGAATCTGACGAGGTGGCTGGAATAAATTTCTTTAACAACGATGCAACAGTACAACAAAATGCAGCACAAGTGAGTGAAACTGAACAAATTTCATCAGAAACAATTATTATTAAAGATTCTTGTGACATTAACGTTCATACTACTGACACACAAGTAGCTGTTTCTTTACAAGTTGCACTACAAGTTGCTATTGCTCTTGTTATCAACTTAACAATCGCTGATAGCAATCAAGCTGAGCAAGTTACACAACAATTATTACAACAAGCTGATATGAAGCAAGTAAACAAACAAAAACTTGTCATTGAAAACTCACGCGATGTAAATGTTACAACTACTGATACTGATGTAGCGATCTCTCTACAAGTTCTTTTACAAATCCTTATCGCATTAGTAGTAAACATTGACATTTTCTAA
- a CDS encoding ParM/StbA family protein, which yields MERLNFLAVDLGNSWYKALASDQGMVCEYQIPNAIAQYDGEFYEKPYDDEDVVFEENLIVEVKSPAIVDKREIFYIGKAAAKQRDVSLTTINNQKVDEDRTYILLFALAAYHAVLLNPEETVLSYTIDQLAVSLPTTQYKEKKDSFKQRLIGTHSVIFHKVPGTAEPKELVVKLHVKDVIVGAEGACAYLGLTRDQATLGIKDESLISESRKGIIIGDLGGDSVDFVGIKNNKPVASVEGEQFGINQFLDNIIQKISKNELYKFDSRSELEEKLSAGQSEWFVEPFAGVRKDISKYIIPQLKSMAMKYLEHFDRVRSSSNEVKGAARYIAVGGAAKLAQREIQEAAVKWSERGRPIDLLFPEDMEKLNVLGLMVLAKMNQFKKENGINVAHVAAKVKG from the coding sequence ATGGAAAGACTAAACTTTCTTGCCGTTGATTTAGGAAACAGTTGGTATAAGGCTTTGGCTTCTGATCAGGGAATGGTGTGCGAATATCAAATTCCAAATGCCATTGCACAATATGATGGAGAGTTTTATGAAAAACCTTATGATGATGAGGATGTAGTCTTTGAAGAAAACCTTATTGTAGAGGTGAAAAGTCCGGCAATAGTAGATAAAAGGGAAATATTTTATATTGGTAAGGCGGCTGCTAAGCAACGAGATGTAAGTTTAACGACTATTAATAATCAGAAAGTAGATGAGGATCGTACTTACATTCTGCTCTTTGCCCTTGCAGCTTATCATGCAGTGCTACTAAACCCCGAAGAAACTGTGCTATCCTATACGATTGACCAATTAGCTGTTTCTTTACCTACCACTCAATACAAAGAAAAGAAAGACAGCTTTAAGCAGCGTTTAATTGGTACTCATTCCGTTATTTTTCATAAGGTACCAGGCACTGCAGAGCCAAAGGAGTTAGTTGTCAAACTACATGTAAAAGATGTAATTGTTGGTGCAGAAGGAGCATGCGCATATTTAGGTCTTACACGTGACCAAGCAACGTTAGGAATTAAAGATGAATCTCTTATTAGTGAATCACGTAAAGGAATCATTATTGGGGACCTTGGGGGAGATTCAGTCGATTTTGTAGGCATTAAGAATAATAAACCTGTAGCTTCTGTCGAAGGAGAACAGTTCGGAATAAATCAATTTCTAGATAATATCATTCAAAAAATCAGTAAAAATGAACTGTATAAATTCGATTCGAGGTCTGAGCTTGAAGAAAAATTATCAGCAGGACAGTCGGAATGGTTTGTTGAACCGTTTGCAGGCGTAAGAAAAGATATTAGTAAATATATTATTCCACAGTTAAAATCAATGGCAATGAAATACCTTGAACATTTCGATCGAGTCCGTAGCAGTTCAAATGAAGTCAAAGGTGCAGCCCGGTATATTGCAGTTGGTGGGGCTGCAAAATTGGCCCAAAGAGAAATTCAAGAAGCTGCAGTGAAATGGTCTGAAAGAGGGCGCCCGATAGATTTATTATTTCCAGAAGATATGGAAAAGCTTAATGTTCTTGGACTGATGGTCCTGGCGAAAATGAATCAATTCAAGAAAGAAAATGGGATTAATGTTGCTCATGTTGCCGCAAAGGTTAAAGGGTGA
- the thiD gene encoding bifunctional hydroxymethylpyrimidine kinase/phosphomethylpyrimidine kinase, with translation MTVSRALTIAGSDSGGGAGIQADLKTFQELGVFGMTAITAVTAQNTLGVQGVYPLTLEALKTQIDSVAEDLSPHAIKTGMLFNADMIRLVSQQIVHYGWENIIVDPVMVAKGGQSLLQEEAVEALITSLLPLAKVITPNIPEAEVLTGMEIRTLDHRKDAAKRLVDLGAKNVMVKGGHDSTNDVVTDLLYDGHTFHLFEGERKETKHTHGTGCTFAAAITAEISKGNNVLDAIQTAKAFIQSAIEDQLGFGSGHGPTNHWAFNKRNVYR, from the coding sequence ATGACTGTATCTCGTGCATTGACAATTGCAGGCTCTGATTCTGGTGGAGGAGCAGGGATTCAAGCTGATTTAAAAACATTTCAAGAGCTAGGTGTTTTTGGAATGACTGCTATTACTGCTGTTACTGCTCAAAATACACTAGGTGTTCAAGGTGTATACCCGCTGACTTTAGAGGCATTAAAAACGCAAATTGATTCGGTGGCAGAGGACTTATCACCACATGCTATAAAAACAGGAATGCTTTTTAACGCTGACATGATTCGTCTAGTATCACAGCAAATCGTTCATTACGGCTGGGAAAATATAATTGTCGATCCAGTAATGGTAGCAAAAGGTGGACAATCGCTTTTACAAGAAGAAGCGGTCGAGGCATTAATTACAAGTTTATTACCTTTAGCAAAAGTGATTACTCCTAATATTCCTGAAGCTGAGGTGTTAACAGGAATGGAGATTCGCACGCTGGATCACAGAAAAGATGCGGCTAAAAGATTAGTTGATCTTGGCGCAAAGAATGTCATGGTAAAAGGTGGTCATGATTCAACAAATGATGTGGTTACTGATCTCCTATATGATGGTCATACATTTCACCTTTTTGAGGGAGAACGAAAAGAGACGAAGCACACACATGGAACAGGATGTACATTTGCTGCTGCAATCACTGCTGAAATCAGCAAGGGAAACAACGTACTTGACGCGATCCAAACAGCAAAGGCCTTTATTCAATCCGCAATAGAGGATCAATTAGGATTTGGTAGTGGTCATGGTCCAACGAATCATTGGGCTTTTAATAAAAGGAACGTTTATAGGTAA
- a CDS encoding DUF1360 domain-containing protein: MLATWLQLIIFAFASFRLTRLLVFDKITEFIRRPFHKEIEEIGDDGAVEVFIEMKGSGLRAWIGELLSCYWCTGVWCSSFLYGIWIFWPQGGEPLLVILAIAGVAGLIETLVMKLID; this comes from the coding sequence TTGTTGGCAACTTGGCTACAACTTATCATCTTTGCATTCGCGTCCTTTCGATTAACAAGACTACTTGTCTTTGATAAGATAACTGAATTTATTCGTCGCCCTTTCCATAAGGAAATAGAAGAAATTGGTGATGATGGTGCTGTTGAAGTCTTTATCGAAATGAAAGGATCGGGCTTGAGGGCGTGGATTGGTGAATTATTGAGCTGCTATTGGTGTACCGGTGTGTGGTGTTCTTCATTTTTGTATGGAATATGGATTTTTTGGCCTCAAGGAGGGGAACCACTACTCGTTATTTTAGCAATTGCAGGTGTTGCTGGTTTGATTGAGACCCTAGTGATGAAGCTTATAGATTAG
- the fabI gene encoding enoyl-ACP reductase FabI: MSLSLNGRNIVVMGVANKRSIAWGIARSLHNAGARLIFTYAGERLEKSVRDLAESLERNDSIVLPCDVTNDEEVKTCFTAIKEEVGVIHGVAHCIAFAHKEELQGEYLNTTRDGFLLAQNISSYSLTAVAKEARGLMTEGGSIVTLTYLGGERVLPNYNVMGVAKASLEASVRYLASDLGKDGIRVNSISAGPIRTLSAKGISDFNSILKEIEERSPLRRTTTPEEVGDTALFLFSDLSRGMTGENLHVDSGYHILG, encoded by the coding sequence ATGAGCTTATCACTTAATGGACGCAATATTGTGGTTATGGGAGTAGCGAACAAACGTAGCATCGCATGGGGGATTGCACGTTCTTTACATAATGCTGGTGCTAGACTAATCTTTACATATGCAGGGGAACGTTTAGAGAAATCTGTACGTGACTTAGCTGAATCGTTAGAGCGTAATGATTCAATTGTTTTACCTTGTGATGTAACAAATGATGAAGAAGTAAAAACATGCTTTACTGCAATTAAAGAAGAAGTAGGTGTGATCCATGGTGTTGCACACTGTATCGCATTTGCCCACAAAGAAGAATTGCAAGGCGAATATTTAAATACTACTCGCGATGGTTTCTTACTAGCGCAAAATATTAGTTCTTATTCTTTAACAGCTGTTGCAAAAGAAGCAAGAGGTCTTATGACTGAAGGCGGAAGCATAGTTACATTAACATACCTTGGTGGAGAGCGTGTTCTACCTAACTACAACGTAATGGGTGTAGCAAAAGCCTCATTAGAAGCAAGTGTAAGATATTTAGCTAGTGACCTTGGTAAAGATGGAATTCGCGTTAACTCGATTTCTGCTGGTCCAATTCGCACACTTTCAGCAAAAGGAATTAGTGATTTCAATTCAATCCTAAAAGAAATTGAAGAACGTTCACCATTACGTAGAACAACAACGCCAGAAGAAGTTGGCGATACAGCTTTATTCTTATTTAGTGATTTATCAAGAGGTATGACAGGCGAAAATTTACATGTTGATTCAGGCTATCATATTTTAGGATAA
- the thiE gene encoding thiamine phosphate synthase, protein MNIVEALKVYFVMGSTNCRDLDPEKTLYEALEGGVTLFQFREKGVGCLVGQECIYLGNSLRKLCKEYKVPFIVNDDIELAIELGADGVHIGQDDRDPLLTRKQIGQDKWLGISTHSVEEAKLAVKDGANYIGVGPMYSTKTKTDAHAVVGPELITQIRTSGIRDLPIVGIGGITLDNATNVYKAGANGIAIISGISQAESPKQAAAAFRKIGEFARF, encoded by the coding sequence ATGAACATTGTGGAGGCATTAAAGGTATACTTTGTTATGGGTTCAACAAATTGCCGTGATCTTGATCCTGAGAAAACGTTATATGAGGCATTAGAGGGCGGGGTCACGCTTTTTCAGTTTAGAGAAAAGGGTGTAGGATGTTTAGTTGGCCAGGAGTGTATTTATTTAGGAAACAGCTTAAGAAAGCTCTGTAAAGAGTATAAAGTTCCTTTTATAGTGAATGATGATATTGAGCTTGCGATAGAGCTAGGGGCAGACGGGGTTCATATTGGGCAAGATGACCGTGATCCATTACTTACGAGAAAGCAAATTGGACAAGATAAGTGGTTAGGAATATCTACACATTCAGTTGAAGAGGCTAAACTAGCTGTGAAGGATGGGGCTAACTATATCGGGGTAGGTCCAATGTATTCAACAAAAACGAAAACTGATGCACATGCTGTCGTAGGACCTGAACTTATCACACAAATTAGAACATCAGGAATTAGGGATTTACCGATTGTAGGAATTGGTGGGATTACATTAGATAATGCAACGAATGTTTACAAGGCTGGTGCAAATGGAATTGCTATTATAAGTGGTATTAGTCAAGCAGAATCACCAAAGCAAGCAGCTGCTGCTTTTCGTAAAATAGGTGAGTTTGCAAGATTTTAG
- a CDS encoding EAL domain-containing protein, whose product MNNVHTDFISEKVSLKDEFMDILRKKQLSIHFQPIVHFHSHQTYGFEALSRGPLKSSFYSPSRLFPYAEKEGLLYTLEKIARERAFEESKGILQGKKLFINLNSRVIYDSKFNPGHTISLLQNYGINPNNVVFEITERNAIHDFAAFRSVLNHYREQGFQIAIDDAGAGYSSLQSISELMPDYIKVDRSLVSGSDPNEVKSNILEAFVMFAKKMNSEIIAEGIETEAELQHVIQLGIDYGQGFFIAKPNNPIPSITNSAQKCFDLLERKSRSRSVTVDISDEIILIQNGIVIKRQPARELMDESKIKLAKVVEAF is encoded by the coding sequence ATGAACAATGTACATACAGACTTTATCAGTGAAAAGGTTTCTTTAAAGGATGAATTTATGGATATCCTTAGGAAGAAACAACTCAGCATTCATTTTCAGCCAATTGTTCATTTTCATAGCCATCAGACATATGGGTTTGAGGCTTTATCAAGAGGGCCACTAAAAAGTTCTTTTTATAGTCCTTCACGTTTATTTCCTTATGCAGAAAAAGAAGGATTGTTATATACACTGGAAAAAATCGCAAGAGAACGTGCATTTGAGGAGAGCAAAGGTATTTTACAAGGTAAAAAACTGTTTATTAACCTAAATTCACGAGTGATTTATGATAGCAAGTTTAATCCTGGTCATACCATTTCTTTACTACAAAATTATGGAATCAACCCTAATAATGTTGTTTTTGAAATTACAGAAAGAAATGCGATTCATGACTTTGCTGCATTTAGGAGTGTATTAAATCATTATCGAGAACAAGGCTTTCAAATTGCAATTGATGATGCTGGGGCTGGTTATTCTTCTTTACAATCGATATCTGAATTGATGCCAGACTATATTAAGGTTGATCGTTCGTTAGTAAGTGGAAGCGATCCAAATGAGGTAAAGTCTAATATTTTAGAAGCATTTGTTATGTTTGCCAAGAAAATGAATAGTGAAATTATCGCTGAAGGTATTGAAACTGAAGCTGAACTTCAACATGTAATTCAACTAGGAATTGATTATGGTCAAGGCTTTTTTATCGCTAAACCCAATAATCCAATTCCTTCTATTACAAATTCAGCCCAAAAATGTTTTGACTTGTTGGAACGTAAAAGTAGAAGTAGGTCTGTAACTGTTGATATTTCTGATGAAATCATTCTTATACAAAACGGGATCGTAATTAAGCGTCAGCCCGCAAGAGAGCTTATGGATGAAAGTAAGATAAAACTTGCAAAGGTTGTTGAGGCATTTTAA
- a CDS encoding CotY/CotZ family spore coat protein: MGCKDKNRDNNCVCDAVEQILAEQEAVEEISCPTSCYSNLLSPVAGPTRDTIPFILTNKKGELFKAFGNVGGFTGDMTCFKTIFFRVEAVEDCCATLSLLRPVDMDGNTESVCDPCDEGFFGLEKTDFCIEVDLDCFCAIQCLSPELVDRIADRKHHHHK; encoded by the coding sequence ATGGGTTGCAAAGATAAAAACCGCGACAATAATTGTGTATGTGATGCTGTAGAACAAATTTTAGCGGAACAAGAAGCTGTAGAAGAAATCAGCTGTCCGACTAGCTGCTACAGCAACTTATTAAGTCCTGTAGCTGGACCAACTAGAGATACAATTCCTTTCATCTTAACGAACAAAAAAGGTGAGCTTTTCAAGGCGTTCGGTAATGTTGGTGGATTTACAGGTGACATGACTTGCTTCAAAACAATCTTCTTCCGTGTGGAAGCTGTAGAAGATTGCTGTGCAACATTGTCATTACTACGTCCGGTTGATATGGATGGTAACACAGAAAGCGTATGTGATCCTTGTGATGAAGGATTCTTCGGTCTAGAAAAAACAGACTTCTGTATCGAAGTAGACCTTGATTGCTTCTGCGCTATTCAATGCCTATCACCAGAATTAGTTGACCGCATCGCTGACAGAAAACATCACCATCACAAATAA
- a CDS encoding CsxC family protein — protein MSDTNKKMHDCCKVSTNQCECDNKPHRPHVSIGKIIAKVPVVLAELTLQVNVDALIDFPEPVLEIKDIKKQVKITQCRLLLPTNKLFVKGFVRKNIQYASPSKDIEQSTSKTVASDLHSYTVDIPFQCVTEIKKFLSKPVMPELNKRQEFDFFVSKSLPSGFPEKDELLSSDLSQFHQESTQFFNELPFCELISSKIIEWDEAIDRVHLPNSAPIGEGYFTKVEEKMVVDITLKVLQNQQVRVSSTTNDDCYHDHDCDCD, from the coding sequence ATGTCTGATACAAATAAAAAAATGCATGACTGCTGTAAGGTTTCAACAAATCAATGTGAATGTGATAATAAGCCTCATCGACCACATGTTAGTATTGGAAAAATCATTGCAAAGGTACCTGTCGTTTTAGCAGAGCTTACTCTACAGGTGAATGTAGATGCACTTATTGATTTTCCAGAGCCAGTATTAGAGATAAAAGATATTAAAAAACAGGTGAAAATAACTCAATGTAGATTGCTTCTGCCTACAAACAAACTATTTGTAAAAGGATTTGTCCGCAAAAATATTCAATATGCTAGTCCAAGCAAAGACATTGAACAAAGTACGTCAAAAACTGTAGCATCAGATCTACATTCTTATACTGTCGATATTCCGTTCCAATGTGTGACAGAAATCAAGAAATTTTTATCTAAGCCAGTGATGCCAGAATTAAACAAACGTCAGGAGTTTGATTTCTTTGTTTCAAAATCATTGCCTTCAGGTTTTCCGGAAAAAGATGAATTATTATCAAGTGATTTATCTCAGTTTCACCAGGAAAGTACCCAATTTTTTAATGAGCTCCCATTCTGTGAATTAATTTCCAGCAAAATAATTGAATGGGATGAAGCAATAGATAGAGTTCATCTTCCAAACTCTGCACCTATTGGCGAAGGGTACTTTACTAAAGTAGAAGAAAAAATGGTTGTTGATATTACCTTAAAGGTACTGCAAAATCAACAGGTTCGTGTTTCTTCTACAACAAATGATGATTGCTACCATGACCATGACTGTGATTGTGATTAA